A genomic region of Prionailurus viverrinus isolate Anna chromosome D4, UM_Priviv_1.0, whole genome shotgun sequence contains the following coding sequences:
- the FBXO10 gene encoding F-box only protein 10 isoform X2, with product MCGHCCSTPLLDQVPASLIPCLDSKVTMEAGGLPLELWRMILAYLHLPDLGRCSLVCRAWYDLILSLDSTRWRQLCLGCTECRHPNWPNQPDVEPESWREAFKQHYLASKTWTKNALDLESSVCFSLFRRRRERRTLSVGPGHEFDSLGSALAMASLYDRIVLFPGVYEEQGEIILKVPVEIVGHGKLGEVALLASIDQHCSTTRLCNLVFMPAWFSPFMFKTTSGHVQFDNCNFENGHIQVHGPGTCQVKFCTFKNTHVFLHNVPLCVLENCEFVGSENNSVTVEGHPSADKNWAYKYLLGLIKSSPSVLPTEDSDSLMSLDLESRDQAWSPRTCDIVIEGSQSPTSPASTSPKPGSKAGSQEAEVGSDGERVAQTPDSSDGGLSPSGEDEDEDQLTYRLSYQVQGPRPVLGGSFLGPPLPGASIQLPSCLVLNSLQQELQKDKEAMALASSVQGCLIRKCLFRDGKGGVFVCSYGRAKMEGNIFRNLTYAVRCIHNSKIVMLRNDIHRCRASGIFLRLEGGGLIAGNNIYHNAEAGVDIRKKSNPLILCNQIHHGLRSGIVVLGNGKGVIRNNQIFSNKEAGIYILYHGNPVVSGNHIFKGRAAGIAVNENGKGLITENVIRENQWGGVDIRRGGVPVLRSNLICFGYSDGVVVGDEGKGLIEGNTIYANKGCGVWMMSSSLPHVTSNHVSYNGLYGVAVFSQKEGSGEFPGGHGAQENFSEDGDAILWETELEKDDDPLRRPIAIALVESNSINHNGASGLYVQSSEALHVLTNVIHANGDRGITVAQSSQLTRVASNSISCNRQSGVKVEAQCKVELRGNGIYDNRGHGIITKGDSTVVIENDIIGNRGSGLQLLPRSDTKVIKNRIHSFRAYGIAVRGRAKALVQENIIFQGKTSKTIFQQISNNRECIMQNNKFLVFKKKSDTWRLVNPPARPHLESSLRGPSTAHSGQKVTAMATRITARVEGGYHSNRSVFCTIL from the exons GTGACCATGGAGGCCGGTGGTCTCCCCTTGGAGCTGTGGCGCATGATCTTAGCCTATCTGCACCTTCCCGACCTGGGCCGTTGCAGCCTGGTGTGCAGAGCCTGGTATGACCTGATCCTCAGTCTCGACAGCACCCGCTGGCGGCAGCTGTGTCTGGGATGCACCGAATGCCGCCACCCAAACTGGCCCAACCAGCCCGATGTGGAGCCTGAGTCTTGGAGGGAGGCCTTCAAGCAACATTACCTTGCCTCTAAGACGTGGACCAAGAACGCCCTGGACTTGGAGTCCTCTGTCTGCTTTTCTCTATTTCGCCGGAGGAGGGAACGCCGTACCCTGAGTGTTGGGCCAGGCCATGAGTTTGACAGCCTGGGCAGTGCCTTGGCCATGGCTAGCCTGTATGACCGAATTGTGCTATTCCCAGGTGTGTATGAAGAGCAAGGTGAAATCATCCTGAAGGTACCCGTGGAGATCGTAGGCCACGGGAAGTTGGGTGAAGTGGCCCTGCTAGCCAGCATTGATCAGCACTGCTCCACCACACGCCTGTGCAACCTTGTCTTCATGCCGGCCTGGTTCTCCCCTTTCATGTTTAAG ACAACATCGGGTCATGTCCAATTTGACAACTGCAACTTTGAGAATGGGCATATCCAGGTCCATGGCCCAGGCACTTGCCAAGTGAAGTTTTGCACCTTCAAAAACACCCATGTTTTCCTGCACAATGTGCCCCTGTGTGTCCTGGAAAACTGTGAATTTGTGGGCAGTGAAAACAACTCTGTGACTGTGGAGGGCCACCCATCTGCAGACAAGAACTGGGCCTACAAGTATCTACTAGGGCTTATCAAGTCCTCCCCCAGTGTGCTACCCACGGAGGATTCTGACTCTTTAATGTCCCTGGACCTGGAGAGCAGGGACCAGGCTTGGAGCCCAAGGACCTGTGACATTGTCATTGAAGGCAGCCAAAGCCCTACCAGCCCAGCTTCTACCTCCCCAAAGCCAGGCTCCAAGGCTGGCTCAcaggaggcagaggtgggcagTGATGGGGAAAGGGTGGCCCAGACCCCAGACAGCAGCGATGGAGGCCTGAGTCCTAGTGGTGAGGATGAGGACGAGGACCAGCTCACATACAGACTGTCCTACCAAGTGCAAGGCCCACGCCCTGTACTGGGGGGCTCCTTTCTAGGCCCACCACTTCCAGGAGCATCCATTCAGCTGCCCAGTTGCCTAGTGCTGAACTCTCTGCAGCAGGAGCTGCAGAAGGACAAGGAGGCCATGGCACTGGCCAGCTCCGTGCAGGGCTGCCTCATCCGCAAGTGCCTCTTCCGGGACGGAAAGGGAGGCGTCTTCGTTTGCTCCTATGGCCGAGCCAAGATGGAAGGAAACATCTTCCGGAACCTGACTTACGCAGTGCGGTGTATACATAACAGCAAG ATCGTCATGCTCAGGAATGACATTCACCGCTGCAGAGCGTCAGGCATCTTTCTTCGCTTGGAGGGCGGAGGCTTGATCGCTGGCAACAACATTTACCACAATGCGGAGGCAGGAGTAGACATCCGGAAAAAGTCCAACCCACTCATACTG TGTAACCAGATCCACCACGGCCTTCGTTCTGGCATTGTTGTCCTTGGCAATGGGAAAGGCGTCATCCGGAACAATCAAATCTTTTCAAATAAGGAGGCTGGTATTTATATCCTGTACCACGGAAATCCAGTCGTGAG CGGGAACCACATTTTTAAGGGCCGTGCAGCTGGCATAGCAGTGAACGAGAATGGCAAAGGCCTCATCACAG AAAATGTCATCCGTGAGAATCAGTGGGGAGGTGTAGACATCCGTCGAGGAGGAGTCCCCGTCCTCAGGAGCAACCTCATCTGCTTCGGCTACTCAGATGGTGTGGTCGTGGGAGATGAAGGCAAAGGACTGATAGAAGGAAACACCATCTATG CTAATAAGGGCTGTGGTGTGTGGATGATGTCGTCCAGCCTGCCCCACGTCACCAGCAACCACGTCAGCTACAATGGCCTGTATGGAGTGGCAGTGTTTAGTCAGAAGGAGGGTTCTGGTGAGTTCCCTGGAGGTCACGGGGCCCAGGAGAACTTCAGCGAGGATGGGGACGCCATCCTTTGGGAGACAGAGCTGGAGAAGGACGATGACCCACTGCGCCGGCCCATCGCCATAGCTCTCGTGGAGTCCAACAGTATTAATCACAACGGAG CCTCAGGACTGTACGTCCAGAGCAGCGAGGCGCTGCACGTCCTCACCAACGTGATCCATGCTAACGGAGACAGAGGCATCACTGTAGCCCAGAGCAGCCAGCTCACCCGTGTGGCCAGCAACAGCATCTCCTGCAACCGGCAGAGTGGGGTCAAGGTCGAGGCCCAGTGCAAGGTGGAGCTCCGGGGCAACGGTATCTATGACAACAGAGGCCATGGCATCATCACCAAGGGCGACAGCACCGTGGTCATCGAAAATGACATCATTGGCAACCGGGGCAGTGGGCTGCAGCTGTTGCCCAGGTCCGACacgaag GTAATAAAGAACCGGATCCATTCATTCCGGGCCTACGGCATTGCAGTGCGGGGCCGCGCCAAGGCCCTGGTGCAGGAGAACATCATCTTCCAGGGCAAGACCAGCAAGACGATCTTTCAGCAGATCTCAAACAACCGAGAATGTATCATGCAAAACAACAAGTTCTTGGTGTTCAAGAAGAA GTCTGATACGTGGCGCCTGGTGAACCCACCAGCACGGCCTCACCTTGAAAGTTCTCTCCGAGGCCCCTCTACAGCCCACAGTGGACAGAAGGTGACGGCCATGGCGACCAGGATCACTGCCCGCGTGGAAGGTGGTTACCACAGCAATCGTAGCGTCTTCTGCACCATTCTGTAA
- the FBXO10 gene encoding F-box only protein 10 isoform X1 gives MCGHCCSTPLLDQVPASLIPCLDSKVTMEAGGLPLELWRMILAYLHLPDLGRCSLVCRAWYDLILSLDSTRWRQLCLGCTECRHPNWPNQPDVEPESWREAFKQHYLASKTWTKNALDLESSVCFSLFRRRRERRTLSVGPGHEFDSLGSALAMASLYDRIVLFPGVYEEQGEIILKVPVEIVGHGKLGEVALLASIDQHCSTTRLCNLVFMPAWFSPFMFKTTSGHVQFDNCNFENGHIQVHGPGTCQVKFCTFKNTHVFLHNVPLCVLENCEFVGSENNSVTVEGHPSADKNWAYKYLLGLIKSSPSVLPTEDSDSLMSLDLESRDQAWSPRTCDIVIEGSQSPTSPASTSPKPGSKAGSQEAEVGSDGERVAQTPDSSDGGLSPSGEDEDEDQLTYRLSYQVQGPRPVLGGSFLGPPLPGASIQLPSCLVLNSLQQELQKDKEAMALASSVQGCLIRKCLFRDGKGGVFVCSYGRAKMEGNIFRNLTYAVRCIHNSKIVMLRNDIHRCRASGIFLRLEGGGLIAGNNIYHNAEAGVDIRKKSNPLILCNQIHHGLRSGIVVLGNGKGVIRNNQIFSNKEAGIYILYHGNPVVSGNHIFKGRAAGIAVNENGKGLITENVIRENQWGGVDIRRGGVPVLRSNLICFGYSDGVVVGDEGKGLIEGNTIYANKGCGVWMMSSSLPHVTSNHVSYNGLYGVAVFSQKEGSGEFPGGHGAQENFSEDGDAILWETELEKDDDPLRRPIAIALVESNSINHNGASGLYVQSSEALHVLTNVIHANGDRGITVAQSSQLTRVASNSISCNRQSGVKVEAQCKVELRGNGIYDNRGHGIITKGDSTVVIENDIIGNRGSGLQLLPRSDTKVIKNRIHSFRAYGIAVRGRAKALVQENIIFQGKTSKTIFQQISNNRECIMQNNKFLVFKKKLSFCTSRSDTWRLVNPPARPHLESSLRGPSTAHSGQKVTAMATRITARVEGGYHSNRSVFCTIL, from the exons GTGACCATGGAGGCCGGTGGTCTCCCCTTGGAGCTGTGGCGCATGATCTTAGCCTATCTGCACCTTCCCGACCTGGGCCGTTGCAGCCTGGTGTGCAGAGCCTGGTATGACCTGATCCTCAGTCTCGACAGCACCCGCTGGCGGCAGCTGTGTCTGGGATGCACCGAATGCCGCCACCCAAACTGGCCCAACCAGCCCGATGTGGAGCCTGAGTCTTGGAGGGAGGCCTTCAAGCAACATTACCTTGCCTCTAAGACGTGGACCAAGAACGCCCTGGACTTGGAGTCCTCTGTCTGCTTTTCTCTATTTCGCCGGAGGAGGGAACGCCGTACCCTGAGTGTTGGGCCAGGCCATGAGTTTGACAGCCTGGGCAGTGCCTTGGCCATGGCTAGCCTGTATGACCGAATTGTGCTATTCCCAGGTGTGTATGAAGAGCAAGGTGAAATCATCCTGAAGGTACCCGTGGAGATCGTAGGCCACGGGAAGTTGGGTGAAGTGGCCCTGCTAGCCAGCATTGATCAGCACTGCTCCACCACACGCCTGTGCAACCTTGTCTTCATGCCGGCCTGGTTCTCCCCTTTCATGTTTAAG ACAACATCGGGTCATGTCCAATTTGACAACTGCAACTTTGAGAATGGGCATATCCAGGTCCATGGCCCAGGCACTTGCCAAGTGAAGTTTTGCACCTTCAAAAACACCCATGTTTTCCTGCACAATGTGCCCCTGTGTGTCCTGGAAAACTGTGAATTTGTGGGCAGTGAAAACAACTCTGTGACTGTGGAGGGCCACCCATCTGCAGACAAGAACTGGGCCTACAAGTATCTACTAGGGCTTATCAAGTCCTCCCCCAGTGTGCTACCCACGGAGGATTCTGACTCTTTAATGTCCCTGGACCTGGAGAGCAGGGACCAGGCTTGGAGCCCAAGGACCTGTGACATTGTCATTGAAGGCAGCCAAAGCCCTACCAGCCCAGCTTCTACCTCCCCAAAGCCAGGCTCCAAGGCTGGCTCAcaggaggcagaggtgggcagTGATGGGGAAAGGGTGGCCCAGACCCCAGACAGCAGCGATGGAGGCCTGAGTCCTAGTGGTGAGGATGAGGACGAGGACCAGCTCACATACAGACTGTCCTACCAAGTGCAAGGCCCACGCCCTGTACTGGGGGGCTCCTTTCTAGGCCCACCACTTCCAGGAGCATCCATTCAGCTGCCCAGTTGCCTAGTGCTGAACTCTCTGCAGCAGGAGCTGCAGAAGGACAAGGAGGCCATGGCACTGGCCAGCTCCGTGCAGGGCTGCCTCATCCGCAAGTGCCTCTTCCGGGACGGAAAGGGAGGCGTCTTCGTTTGCTCCTATGGCCGAGCCAAGATGGAAGGAAACATCTTCCGGAACCTGACTTACGCAGTGCGGTGTATACATAACAGCAAG ATCGTCATGCTCAGGAATGACATTCACCGCTGCAGAGCGTCAGGCATCTTTCTTCGCTTGGAGGGCGGAGGCTTGATCGCTGGCAACAACATTTACCACAATGCGGAGGCAGGAGTAGACATCCGGAAAAAGTCCAACCCACTCATACTG TGTAACCAGATCCACCACGGCCTTCGTTCTGGCATTGTTGTCCTTGGCAATGGGAAAGGCGTCATCCGGAACAATCAAATCTTTTCAAATAAGGAGGCTGGTATTTATATCCTGTACCACGGAAATCCAGTCGTGAG CGGGAACCACATTTTTAAGGGCCGTGCAGCTGGCATAGCAGTGAACGAGAATGGCAAAGGCCTCATCACAG AAAATGTCATCCGTGAGAATCAGTGGGGAGGTGTAGACATCCGTCGAGGAGGAGTCCCCGTCCTCAGGAGCAACCTCATCTGCTTCGGCTACTCAGATGGTGTGGTCGTGGGAGATGAAGGCAAAGGACTGATAGAAGGAAACACCATCTATG CTAATAAGGGCTGTGGTGTGTGGATGATGTCGTCCAGCCTGCCCCACGTCACCAGCAACCACGTCAGCTACAATGGCCTGTATGGAGTGGCAGTGTTTAGTCAGAAGGAGGGTTCTGGTGAGTTCCCTGGAGGTCACGGGGCCCAGGAGAACTTCAGCGAGGATGGGGACGCCATCCTTTGGGAGACAGAGCTGGAGAAGGACGATGACCCACTGCGCCGGCCCATCGCCATAGCTCTCGTGGAGTCCAACAGTATTAATCACAACGGAG CCTCAGGACTGTACGTCCAGAGCAGCGAGGCGCTGCACGTCCTCACCAACGTGATCCATGCTAACGGAGACAGAGGCATCACTGTAGCCCAGAGCAGCCAGCTCACCCGTGTGGCCAGCAACAGCATCTCCTGCAACCGGCAGAGTGGGGTCAAGGTCGAGGCCCAGTGCAAGGTGGAGCTCCGGGGCAACGGTATCTATGACAACAGAGGCCATGGCATCATCACCAAGGGCGACAGCACCGTGGTCATCGAAAATGACATCATTGGCAACCGGGGCAGTGGGCTGCAGCTGTTGCCCAGGTCCGACacgaag GTAATAAAGAACCGGATCCATTCATTCCGGGCCTACGGCATTGCAGTGCGGGGCCGCGCCAAGGCCCTGGTGCAGGAGAACATCATCTTCCAGGGCAAGACCAGCAAGACGATCTTTCAGCAGATCTCAAACAACCGAGAATGTATCATGCAAAACAACAAGTTCTTGGTGTTCAAGAAGAA ACTGTCGTTTTGCACCTCTAGGTCTGATACGTGGCGCCTGGTGAACCCACCAGCACGGCCTCACCTTGAAAGTTCTCTCCGAGGCCCCTCTACAGCCCACAGTGGACAGAAGGTGACGGCCATGGCGACCAGGATCACTGCCCGCGTGGAAGGTGGTTACCACAGCAATCGTAGCGTCTTCTGCACCATTCTGTAA
- the FBXO10 gene encoding F-box only protein 10 isoform X3, producing MEAGGLPLELWRMILAYLHLPDLGRCSLVCRAWYDLILSLDSTRWRQLCLGCTECRHPNWPNQPDVEPESWREAFKQHYLASKTWTKNALDLESSVCFSLFRRRRERRTLSVGPGHEFDSLGSALAMASLYDRIVLFPGVYEEQGEIILKVPVEIVGHGKLGEVALLASIDQHCSTTRLCNLVFMPAWFSPFMFKTTSGHVQFDNCNFENGHIQVHGPGTCQVKFCTFKNTHVFLHNVPLCVLENCEFVGSENNSVTVEGHPSADKNWAYKYLLGLIKSSPSVLPTEDSDSLMSLDLESRDQAWSPRTCDIVIEGSQSPTSPASTSPKPGSKAGSQEAEVGSDGERVAQTPDSSDGGLSPSGEDEDEDQLTYRLSYQVQGPRPVLGGSFLGPPLPGASIQLPSCLVLNSLQQELQKDKEAMALASSVQGCLIRKCLFRDGKGGVFVCSYGRAKMEGNIFRNLTYAVRCIHNSKIVMLRNDIHRCRASGIFLRLEGGGLIAGNNIYHNAEAGVDIRKKSNPLILCNQIHHGLRSGIVVLGNGKGVIRNNQIFSNKEAGIYILYHGNPVVSGNHIFKGRAAGIAVNENGKGLITENVIRENQWGGVDIRRGGVPVLRSNLICFGYSDGVVVGDEGKGLIEGNTIYANKGCGVWMMSSSLPHVTSNHVSYNGLYGVAVFSQKEGSGEFPGGHGAQENFSEDGDAILWETELEKDDDPLRRPIAIALVESNSINHNGASGLYVQSSEALHVLTNVIHANGDRGITVAQSSQLTRVASNSISCNRQSGVKVEAQCKVELRGNGIYDNRGHGIITKGDSTVVIENDIIGNRGSGLQLLPRSDTKVIKNRIHSFRAYGIAVRGRAKALVQENIIFQGKTSKTIFQQISNNRECIMQNNKFLVFKKKLSFCTSRSDTWRLVNPPARPHLESSLRGPSTAHSGQKVTAMATRITARVEGGYHSNRSVFCTIL from the exons ATGGAGGCCGGTGGTCTCCCCTTGGAGCTGTGGCGCATGATCTTAGCCTATCTGCACCTTCCCGACCTGGGCCGTTGCAGCCTGGTGTGCAGAGCCTGGTATGACCTGATCCTCAGTCTCGACAGCACCCGCTGGCGGCAGCTGTGTCTGGGATGCACCGAATGCCGCCACCCAAACTGGCCCAACCAGCCCGATGTGGAGCCTGAGTCTTGGAGGGAGGCCTTCAAGCAACATTACCTTGCCTCTAAGACGTGGACCAAGAACGCCCTGGACTTGGAGTCCTCTGTCTGCTTTTCTCTATTTCGCCGGAGGAGGGAACGCCGTACCCTGAGTGTTGGGCCAGGCCATGAGTTTGACAGCCTGGGCAGTGCCTTGGCCATGGCTAGCCTGTATGACCGAATTGTGCTATTCCCAGGTGTGTATGAAGAGCAAGGTGAAATCATCCTGAAGGTACCCGTGGAGATCGTAGGCCACGGGAAGTTGGGTGAAGTGGCCCTGCTAGCCAGCATTGATCAGCACTGCTCCACCACACGCCTGTGCAACCTTGTCTTCATGCCGGCCTGGTTCTCCCCTTTCATGTTTAAG ACAACATCGGGTCATGTCCAATTTGACAACTGCAACTTTGAGAATGGGCATATCCAGGTCCATGGCCCAGGCACTTGCCAAGTGAAGTTTTGCACCTTCAAAAACACCCATGTTTTCCTGCACAATGTGCCCCTGTGTGTCCTGGAAAACTGTGAATTTGTGGGCAGTGAAAACAACTCTGTGACTGTGGAGGGCCACCCATCTGCAGACAAGAACTGGGCCTACAAGTATCTACTAGGGCTTATCAAGTCCTCCCCCAGTGTGCTACCCACGGAGGATTCTGACTCTTTAATGTCCCTGGACCTGGAGAGCAGGGACCAGGCTTGGAGCCCAAGGACCTGTGACATTGTCATTGAAGGCAGCCAAAGCCCTACCAGCCCAGCTTCTACCTCCCCAAAGCCAGGCTCCAAGGCTGGCTCAcaggaggcagaggtgggcagTGATGGGGAAAGGGTGGCCCAGACCCCAGACAGCAGCGATGGAGGCCTGAGTCCTAGTGGTGAGGATGAGGACGAGGACCAGCTCACATACAGACTGTCCTACCAAGTGCAAGGCCCACGCCCTGTACTGGGGGGCTCCTTTCTAGGCCCACCACTTCCAGGAGCATCCATTCAGCTGCCCAGTTGCCTAGTGCTGAACTCTCTGCAGCAGGAGCTGCAGAAGGACAAGGAGGCCATGGCACTGGCCAGCTCCGTGCAGGGCTGCCTCATCCGCAAGTGCCTCTTCCGGGACGGAAAGGGAGGCGTCTTCGTTTGCTCCTATGGCCGAGCCAAGATGGAAGGAAACATCTTCCGGAACCTGACTTACGCAGTGCGGTGTATACATAACAGCAAG ATCGTCATGCTCAGGAATGACATTCACCGCTGCAGAGCGTCAGGCATCTTTCTTCGCTTGGAGGGCGGAGGCTTGATCGCTGGCAACAACATTTACCACAATGCGGAGGCAGGAGTAGACATCCGGAAAAAGTCCAACCCACTCATACTG TGTAACCAGATCCACCACGGCCTTCGTTCTGGCATTGTTGTCCTTGGCAATGGGAAAGGCGTCATCCGGAACAATCAAATCTTTTCAAATAAGGAGGCTGGTATTTATATCCTGTACCACGGAAATCCAGTCGTGAG CGGGAACCACATTTTTAAGGGCCGTGCAGCTGGCATAGCAGTGAACGAGAATGGCAAAGGCCTCATCACAG AAAATGTCATCCGTGAGAATCAGTGGGGAGGTGTAGACATCCGTCGAGGAGGAGTCCCCGTCCTCAGGAGCAACCTCATCTGCTTCGGCTACTCAGATGGTGTGGTCGTGGGAGATGAAGGCAAAGGACTGATAGAAGGAAACACCATCTATG CTAATAAGGGCTGTGGTGTGTGGATGATGTCGTCCAGCCTGCCCCACGTCACCAGCAACCACGTCAGCTACAATGGCCTGTATGGAGTGGCAGTGTTTAGTCAGAAGGAGGGTTCTGGTGAGTTCCCTGGAGGTCACGGGGCCCAGGAGAACTTCAGCGAGGATGGGGACGCCATCCTTTGGGAGACAGAGCTGGAGAAGGACGATGACCCACTGCGCCGGCCCATCGCCATAGCTCTCGTGGAGTCCAACAGTATTAATCACAACGGAG CCTCAGGACTGTACGTCCAGAGCAGCGAGGCGCTGCACGTCCTCACCAACGTGATCCATGCTAACGGAGACAGAGGCATCACTGTAGCCCAGAGCAGCCAGCTCACCCGTGTGGCCAGCAACAGCATCTCCTGCAACCGGCAGAGTGGGGTCAAGGTCGAGGCCCAGTGCAAGGTGGAGCTCCGGGGCAACGGTATCTATGACAACAGAGGCCATGGCATCATCACCAAGGGCGACAGCACCGTGGTCATCGAAAATGACATCATTGGCAACCGGGGCAGTGGGCTGCAGCTGTTGCCCAGGTCCGACacgaag GTAATAAAGAACCGGATCCATTCATTCCGGGCCTACGGCATTGCAGTGCGGGGCCGCGCCAAGGCCCTGGTGCAGGAGAACATCATCTTCCAGGGCAAGACCAGCAAGACGATCTTTCAGCAGATCTCAAACAACCGAGAATGTATCATGCAAAACAACAAGTTCTTGGTGTTCAAGAAGAA ACTGTCGTTTTGCACCTCTAGGTCTGATACGTGGCGCCTGGTGAACCCACCAGCACGGCCTCACCTTGAAAGTTCTCTCCGAGGCCCCTCTACAGCCCACAGTGGACAGAAGGTGACGGCCATGGCGACCAGGATCACTGCCCGCGTGGAAGGTGGTTACCACAGCAATCGTAGCGTCTTCTGCACCATTCTGTAA